A region from the Halomonas piscis genome encodes:
- the ubiA gene encoding 4-hydroxybenzoate octaprenyltransferase codes for MNRSLLRPAGLVRIADFLHLTRLDRPIGTWLLMWPTLWALWLAADGVPGRGVVLIFVAGVYVMRAAGCVINDYADRHVDGHVKRTTQRPLATGRISEAEAKGVFAGLVFIAFILVLMTNLFTVLLSLGGVVLAFIYPFMKRYTHLPQLFLGAAFSWAIPMAYGAVLGQVPVEAWLLFIANVAWTIAYDTQYAMVDRDDDLKIGVKSTAVLFGRADRLMIGIFQLVALGFLGWTGWRLAAGGFFWLGLAGMAATFVYQQWLIRERVRERCFQGFLNNFWSGLIVFAGIALGLWPAAG; via the coding sequence ATGAACCGTTCATTGCTGCGGCCCGCCGGCCTGGTGCGGATAGCGGATTTTCTTCACCTGACCCGGCTGGACCGCCCCATCGGCACCTGGCTTTTGATGTGGCCGACGCTGTGGGCGCTGTGGCTGGCCGCCGACGGCGTGCCCGGCCGCGGCGTGGTGCTTATTTTTGTCGCCGGAGTCTACGTGATGCGCGCCGCGGGCTGCGTGATCAACGATTACGCCGACCGCCACGTGGACGGCCACGTCAAGCGCACGACCCAGCGCCCGCTGGCCACCGGACGCATCAGCGAGGCCGAAGCCAAGGGCGTATTTGCCGGACTGGTATTCATCGCCTTCATCCTGGTGCTGATGACCAATCTGTTCACCGTTCTGCTCTCGCTTGGCGGGGTGGTGCTGGCGTTCATCTACCCGTTCATGAAGCGCTATACCCATCTGCCCCAGCTGTTCCTCGGCGCGGCCTTCTCCTGGGCGATTCCCATGGCCTACGGCGCGGTGCTGGGGCAGGTGCCGGTGGAAGCCTGGCTGCTGTTCATCGCCAACGTGGCCTGGACCATTGCCTACGATACCCAGTATGCCATGGTGGACCGCGACGACGATCTCAAGATCGGGGTGAAGTCCACCGCGGTGCTGTTTGGCCGCGCCGATCGGCTGATGATCGGGATTTTCCAGCTGGTGGCGCTGGGATTTCTGGGCTGGACCGGCTGGCGGCTGGCGGCGGGCGGTTTTTTCTGGCTGGGGCTTGCAGGTATGGCCGCCACCTTTGTCTACCAGCAGTGGCTGATTCGCGAGCGCGTTCGCGAACGCTGCTTTCAGGGCTTTCTCAATAACTTCTGGTCGGGGCTCATCGTGTTTGCCGGCATCGCCCTGGGCCTGTGGCCGGCGGCGGGATAA